In Nicotiana tabacum cultivar K326 chromosome 11, ASM71507v2, whole genome shotgun sequence, a single window of DNA contains:
- the LOC107797692 gene encoding uncharacterized protein LOC107797692, with product MKFLSELRTCFGGATVTKAVEGLQPEEKEKEPELNRSVATQSAPSWKRKVKNRGNWKPVLHVISEDKTITAVDRYSYNQKNVRIPGIKVASKVGVKSAAKGRAPKKHGMSYWEMSYAIGMPAFSGTLY from the exons ATGAAGTTTCTATCGGAACTGAGAACGTGTTTTGGCGGCGCCACCGTTACAAAGGCGGTGGAAGGGCTACAGCCGGAGGAGAAAGAGAAAGAACCGGAGCTAAATCGCTCTGTTGCGACGCAAAGTGCACCTTCTTGGAAAAGGAAAGTGAAGAACAGAGGGAATTGGAAACCGGTGCTCCACGTCATCTCCGAAGACAAAACGATTACCGCCGTTGATCGTTATAGTTACAATCAAAAGAATGTTAGAATTCCCGGCATTAAAGTAGCCTCAAAAGTAGGCGTCAAATCAGCGGCAAAAGGTCGAGCACCGAAGAAGCACGGCATGAGTTACTG GGAAATGTCATATGCGATTGGCATGCCTGCTTTTTCAGGAACGCTATATTAG